The Corythoichthys intestinalis isolate RoL2023-P3 chromosome 19, ASM3026506v1, whole genome shotgun sequence nucleotide sequence TCTTAATTTTAAAGAATATTTTCCACACATAAAATTTCACCTATTTTGCAATTTTTCCAATCTCACGGGCCCATTAGTCCCCTAAAAAAGTATACAAATTTCTGACACACGCTGTTACATTGTATTTAAATGAGATATTTAAGTGAGTGACATGACCATCTCATACATTGCTTATGTTCATGATGCAGTTTATTGTGCCGGAAATTGTTTTCTTGAAAGACATTACATTCACATTCAATCAGACGCATGAAAACGTTATGCTAAATAGACATTTTTAGTACTTTTGAGTCAATTCAAGTGAAGTGATATACTGGCATTTTGCGACAGTAATGTAACATCGATGataaagttgaataaatgtGTAGTGTCAATTAGCGTTAGCGAGTTAGCATGTTAGCATAATACACGATGGTTCATTACAATAATACATCACGTCAGGATGTGTCCACGCGCAATAAGTCACAGTCGAAACATCGGAACATTTAAGACAACAATTTCCCTGCGATTATTTTCAACACTTTGAGGTTTCCAGTCTTTTACACAACCCAGCATTGTTCACATTGTTGAGTCAtccattttgacaaaaaaagtcTTCCAGTGTTTCTTAAGATTTTTAAAAGCCATTAAGTGAATGAtcctgtttcagtgccattgacggcagtatGTTTAAATATGTTTGAAGCTGTTTGCTAACTACAAACTAAACGGTTCCACTACATTCTGTACTATTTCTTAAAATGATTTATTGGGAGCGTTTTTGAATGATtatcaatgcagtacagtttcgGGTAACATTGTAgttctacaggtagtccccgggttacaacgtccccgacttacgtgatttcgactttacgacgcaatAGTTTTgtgcgccattttgtctccggtcgtttttttatttagtcgcgtaaacagtaccttatagtACTTCAcgttatcttatttttttactttgttgtattaatatgtatataacatgtttttggagcgttattttgagatttacgggggtatttaggggttcttaaaaccgatttacgcggaaattcgggttacgtcacatgcgtaggaacggaattaacctggggactacctgtccaGCGTTATGACCAGAGGTGGTTAGTGTAGCCaagaattttactcaagtaagagtagcgttacttcagaataatattactcaagtaaaagtagtcacccAAAAAATGTAGTCGagttaaaaagtatttggtgaaaagaatactcaagtaatgagtaacattgtgagtaactgcttacgatgtttgatttttattttaaaacaatgttttgatgaactgttattattatactttgaagaagtggactataacctattacataaccacattaaaccaatgaaatacaaaaaaaaatcaggtgagagaaaaaaaatacagaaataaagcattatttgtccaaagagcatgagtgccctctagtggagaatacATATTTCTTATTATTACACCGAAAAGGATCATAGCTTCGTTTTtttgtggtcagtcggtgccaaataaaaactgggagagaggttaaaatctgcgctttcgagtcatgttgacggcaacgctctatgtcaaatacttcattttttgacgtgctttaaagacgccacgtgtttgaacaggccagcgtgatcatagaacggcaagcttgagtctggttggtataatggagtcatgtgattattgtttagccatttcattggtgaaactggtacagCCACTGTTGGCGACTCtcgcaaaaaaaaaccaaaaaagtttttatttttatagtgTACAGATAAGTACACATTAAACCCTCCTGTTACCGTGACCCGTTTTAAATGTTACTATATCTTTTGAAATGAAGTGTGCTATttgtgatgtttttgtttttgtttttttttatgtttacccACAGAGGTcaaattgaactgttttttcccccaatttaaagttgaatttttatttatgaaACATATTGACACATATGTTGCTGTGAAATTATTAGTGGGGTTATTTCTTAGTAGGATATTTAGTCATACAGGTTAAATTGACCAATCTTTTTGTAAAATAGGTATTTTGGGATATTAAACGTGTTTTGCTTGTCTTAATGAAAGTTAGTGGCACATGTTTACAATTAGATTAAAGTTTCAAAAATTCAGTTTCTGACACTTTTAACTCTCATTGTCGTCCATCGCCGTCATTAGCAGCCATTGGGTGAGTCTgagcttaattttttaaatcatttttcgaCGCTTCGACACATTCCTTGGGACAAACTGACCCGATAAAACTCCGGTAACAGGAGGGTTAACAGTTTAAACAGTGCGTTGTATCAAGATTGAATGTGTTTAAAGCATATGGTTacaattgaaaaatgttttctattctaaatttttttaaacatgaagcTGATTGGCTTTTGTGGGCCCCAAAAAATATGATGTAGCGGTCCGGATCAGTCCGCTAGccttcagttgtttttttttaaccatgttGTAAAATAAACAATCAAAAGTTTGACAcctaatttagttttttttcaagATGGTGCTGTAATACAAACTGATTACATGATTAGCTTTTTCAGGCCTCAAACAAATTATATTGCGGGCTAAATCTGGCCCCCGAGCCTAAAGTTTGACACCTAAATcagatttatatatataaaaaaaaaaatctgatttaggtgtcaaattattAATCTAGGGGGGCAGATTTGTCCCGCTACATCATTTTTTTTAGGCCCAACAAAGTTAATCACCTTCATGTTTCATGCTAACATAAAAGcattagaattttaaaaaatcaataatttTCACATGCTTTAAACATATTGAAACTTGCTGATTATTACTAATTGAAGTTGGGTCTGTAACAGGTTCACTATTAAATGTATTGATCTGAAGAGTTGTGCTACATTTCCAGGAGAAACCAGGCTTTTTTATTACTGTATTCAGTTCTAAATGTCGATCTTGCGCGTCTATTCGGCCATTTTCCTCTTGGAAGGAGGCAGCAGATGCGCCGGCAGCTCGGCGGGCAGCTCGTGTCCCTCCAGCTTGACTTTAATAAGATGGTTAGCCAGCGCAAATTCCTCGTCGTCCAGCATTCCGTCCTTGTCGATGTCGGCCAGCTTCCAGATCTTTCCCAGCACCGTGTTGGGCAGCTTGGATTTGACCATCTCGCGCTTGGCGTTGGCGCCCGTCACCTTGCCGTTGACGGGCGACAGCGTGTAGAAGATCTCGTCGTAAGCCGGCTTGTCGCGCGCCACCACCCACTCGGCCTCGTCGATGCCCTCGCCGGCGCCCTCGCCGTAGCCGTGGCCGAAGGGGCCGTTCAGCGTGCCGTCGAAGGCGCCGCCCTTAACCGACGGGTTGGGCCGCTGCGTCTCCTCCTGGCGCACCAGCACCATCAAACCGGCGATGTCGTGAGCTAGCATGTCATCCACCGCTTCTAAAAGCTTGGATTTGAGCGGCTGGAACTTGGTCAGGTCTTGAGCTTGGAGTTGGTCCTGCAATGGAGGCACAATCGCTGCTAGCTCcagaacaaaaaacactcagtCTTGACTTCCCGTTTGGCTTACCTGCATCCTCTTGAGATTTGGAAAGTCTCCAGGCGATATCTGATGTTCCCTCTCAATGCGCTTGTAGATGTCTCCCAAGCTAGCGATAAGCTCCTTCTTCTTATTCTCCCTGCCAAACACCGCCGGCATTTCCTTCTTCAAGGCGCTGATGATGTACGCGTGGACCTGCGACAAGATGTAATCAGGAGACGACAGGTAATGAGAAAATTTGCACCAATTGACGGAAATAAAATGTCCAATCCTTtttgactaccgtaattttcggactataaaccactgcgtttttccttcattttgaatcctgtggcttatagtccagtccaGCCTTTTTGTTGATTGATTTAGGTTAAtacgtaacactttatttgacaggtgaattagactgtcataagactgtcataactaagacatgaaactatcatgggcattattaAATGCGTATGACAGAtaccattaagtgtcatcctgcataatatgtccagctcggatcttttacatcaattcaaaagtgagataattttccggataacactaaatgacatttgttataggcattaattaatgctcatgacattgtcatgtcataattatgattgtctaatgaccgtcttatggcgccaatgtcaaataaagtgtaaccaaataccataactagcaattaatcaaaaaactggaacagcaagtgaaataattagcacagaacatgaattttgattgttatttacatctgtggtGATGtaatgcatgcttggaggcatgttggacaacaacagtgttgacagcaggtggcagcaaaggttgactgtctcacccaagggagcagtaatggccaaatgaagcttcttgaagcaatgaagctttggagccaattagttcaaagcttcatggtggttcatttggtcttatgacagttgtatgatgccgctgtcaaataaagtgttactggttaatatcttttgttgtaaatatcccataatacagtgaggatagctgcggtgcggcttatctaagaACAAATGTGGTTTTCATCACAAAGCACAGCCCAGGTTTTCCCCTACATACAAAAGATTGTGGCACACaaccacaacaaaataaaagccgccacgccttgcaaatgagatgttttcttttattattattattattttttttaggccgtttcaaactagcagcagcctagtgtgaagggttcggCAGCAACtttttcattgtgtattgtaatgtccgtaactatgcgtGGCCTCCTTAAGAGATGATaggactggggagctgtgacgtagggggaagtgagtaggaagaatgggagatagcggtcgcatgacaCGGCAGCCCACTGTAATTTTGTGATTGTTTTTCTTATTGTGTTtttccacaataaagtgggtaagccaataccgactccgctccttcttccccccatccatttggatcggacttttcagcgaaagtgagcggtggacggccgtcttagaCGTAACGGCAAGCTTCAATTTGTGCCGGGAGGCAGGGGCTAAAATAGAGCCTTCCTCTATTTTCAGAACGGCGCCGCACTAACGTCAACAACGCATctaatagcagaggggcaggcgtacttatatctgtgctatcaggctcttTCGGCAGAGgactgacgaaaccttgataccTGCGCTTTTTTCcaagtttcgcgagctctgggacacccgaaaaatgactctcatacctcttcttgcaaagctaaatggtacctccatgtgcgtttgtgtggaaatgttgttcacgaacaacaaaaaaactattcactttctctccgaaactagtaaaactcttcacacggctattagaatttcccccttcttcttgaaatgggtccgttaacagaaggactattattgttgtcgTAATCTAGTAATATTAGGGGCAAATAAAAGGTAAAAGGacgacgagatgtaagtcgtactattgctacgagaaaaaacgtCGCATTGttacgtagggtaatgtagctgtaatcagctacgcattttacgtacacgTACCGTAGTTGAGaactacgacattagcctggctaatgaaacatTTCAAATAAATCTTTGTTACGGTTCGTCTTGGAacaaaaaatgtgggggggaaaaaatgtaatttaccaTGATATGATGCAATTTCGCCACCGCCactgcttcaaaaaatcctaggagaCACCCTGGCCTATccttcctcccgcagcccagcaagtgGGCCGCCGTcatccccccgggatccagggtggtcccctcggccatccgcgcccccaacaaccggccttcagggacagGATGAGGGGACACGCCACCAGCCCCACGCCCACCCATCCTAATATTCTTAATTAAAGTATTTAGGATCACTTTCGATCCTCTGGCAACTAAATTGCCGCCCAGAGgttataaaacaacaaaacaatgatgTGCGTATCCTATGTCAGAAGCAAAAAATGTGGCTCCCTTTGCTGCGCCACATGCAAACCTCAAATTATTTTTGAAATCGTACGCGAAAGACACTTAAATTTATTCATTAAATTGATGTATCGGCTAGTCACAGAAACATGAGCGTTCACTCGTAACATTTCGCAAAGTAAAAGTGTTTCCCTAAAGTCTGTCTCGTGACCTTCAAGCCCAACACTCACATATTATAACTGTTAAACAGGAAAAGTGCATTTAACTGTTTCCGACAAGTTGTTAAGTGTACGTCCTGAGACGGGAAAGAGGAAAtcattccaaaaaaaataaCGTATGTGACTCCAATTTACCTTGGCCAATCTCGCCCGCTTGATGAGATCGTTAAGCTTCCTCAACGCGGCGTTCCGCGGCAACGACTGGATGTCCTTGAACAGATCTTGCTCCTCTGCCTCGAAAAGCTTCCTGTTGTCAGGAATTAACAGCGGGTGCGACCAAAAGGACCCGATGTAGACGCGAATCACCTGCCAAACGGAGATTTTCGTCAGACCTCGTTGCTTACGCGACTTTATTTCATGCTCACCTCAGGCGTGTTGACGATTTTGCCGAGCGACCACATGAGCGCTCCGTACACTCGCATCAGTTGCTGGGTCTCGATCTGGTCTGCCTTGTTCAACACCACCCTGACGACAAAACAAAAGTTGGTATTTTTCGACGGCGGGGCGCAACGCTCTCGTTTAGTTTTACCTTATCTTGTCCTCGTGGTTTTTCAGCGCCTTTATCACCTCGGAAAACTCGTCGGAAATGTCCAGTTTGTGAGCGTCGAAGAGCAGGATGATCCGGTCCACGCGCTCGGCGAACCATTCCAGGACGGCCGCAAAGTCGTAGCCTGGTAAAAAATGATCATGTATGTAACACTATGAATCGTTTGTTAACTTTGATGCCATTTTGTGACACACTATATAAAAATCGGATCGCATTTTTTATTTAACAGTGCTGCCACAGTGACTATTTTGGCTGGTCgtccatcactgtcaatggcagccaatgagttaagagaaTATTGACTATTCACAGACCCAAAGGAGACGATTTGTACATTTTTGAGTGCAAATAATGTCTCAAAACAACTAATCGATCGGCAAAATAGTTGCCAATTAATCGTGGCAGCCCTTACACTTCCCTTGACAAACCATGCAAAAGTTCATTAGCGTGTTTAATACCCAAAAACTGCAACCATGTGTAGTCATAGTAGTTAGTAGAGCTGGGAACCTCAAGGTACATCGGGATACAATaccatttgcgatacaaggctcacgataacgatgatttcACAATATGGCGAAAGGGCAATTATCGACACTTGAATCAAGAAACAATTTTACGATATTCTACAATACAActattaaacagaaaaacaagctcttttcagtCTTCTGCAGGGAATTGGAATgtgttcatcactagtagacgggagggtggcagcaaaagaACATTCGTTGTGACAGGGactttttaaaacgaaatatcaaatcttggtgggagcatatctgTACCGCAACAATAAATggcttaactcgagtaattcgattagaaaaaaaacctttgtatcaaattttgctgcttcgagtattcgtttaattagagtggcgttgtaatggtttgttttgaaagtgtttgcatttagttttattgatttgggtggatacactgccctctagtggcaaccctgaatatgacatgacaatatataataataatataacaatatgacaactcattcaacatggctgaatccaatccAGCagatccctgttaagaccaacataaggtaaatatttgtttgagctaatatgttttttttaatgcattcgttatttagtttataggtacactaccgttcaaaagtttggggtcacgaCCCCATGACTTATGATGACTTTCATACACTACCTTTTGAACATTtgtgtatatttagctgtttttgtgtgactatgtgtttgaacgatttgttaagatcattgtaaaacaaaaacaaaaaagttagcattctaTATAATTTAAGCTaggggacttttgctatgaaagttagctaattgttcttttgtggtaCTTAGATACTCATTTCGTTTGAGGTTAAGCTCAGgcaaagacttcataatgtattgacgggacacaaatattgcgaactatgaggctagttggtaaggaaattagcggctgccatatgtaaacatagagctttttccgttgaaaattcttggaaataatgcttaaatccctgaattctttatagatatggatgtaaaacagtctcgatttttggttaaaagcaaaaaaaaaaaaaaaaaagtgcagttagcagttatgctggagcggctaatttctcccattaattTCTTTTCACTACGtttcaaaatgaatgcatggtacgaaaaatataataattaccttgaatcctcaaacaaatcactcctgagacaatccttcctttttttatgcggtacagctttcgtactttttcaacctaaatccggtgttggatccctgcatgtgttgactaaccgcgaccgactgcgaataactgaagcagacTGTAGGACATCCCCCTACCTGAAGACGTTGCGCAGTGGCTGAtggatgtgacccgtcaatacaattatgaagtttatggctcaggtattttgatttatttttttaatgaaagtgcaattctgcatagtttaaagtgaaaagtttgaaaaaagactttttgaacaccaaattagtttttatacagaaaataattacagtacatccgaaacaaatgattataacaatatatttgagagataaagcatgttattttgcctcattcaaatcttaatatctgaactagggctgtcaaacgattaaaatttttaaccgagttaatcacagcttaaaa carries:
- the ehd3 gene encoding EH domain-containing protein 3 produces the protein MFSWLGVDDRRKKEPEVFQTVSDGLKKLYKTKLLPLEETYKFHEFHSPALEDADFDNKPMVLLVGQYSTGKTSFIRYLLEQDFPGMRIGPEPTTDSFIAVMHGDTEGLIPGNALVVDPKKPFRKLNAFGNAFLNRFVCAQLTNPVLESISVIDTPGILSGEKQRISRGYDFAAVLEWFAERVDRIILLFDAHKLDISDEFSEVIKALKNHEDKIRVVLNKADQIETQQLMRVYGALMWSLGKIVNTPEVIRVYIGSFWSHPLLIPDNRKLFEAEEQDLFKDIQSLPRNAALRKLNDLIKRARLAKVHAYIISALKKEMPAVFGRENKKKELIASLGDIYKRIEREHQISPGDFPNLKRMQDQLQAQDLTKFQPLKSKLLEAVDDMLAHDIAGLMVLVRQEETQRPNPSVKGGAFDGTLNGPFGHGYGEGAGEGIDEAEWVVARDKPAYDEIFYTLSPVNGKVTGANAKREMVKSKLPNTVLGKIWKLADIDKDGMLDDEEFALANHLIKVKLEGHELPAELPAHLLPPSKRKMAE